A genome region from Natranaeroarchaeum sulfidigenes includes the following:
- a CDS encoding GNAT family N-acetyltransferase: MTCIRVATSRDMDRIRSLHVEAIRERGPNGYTDRQVEAWATKDDGTDAYPVTESSHHLVIAERDGEVVGYGHVIPEGEEIRAVYVDPDHARRGVGSTILAHLEGYALGQGVDRLELWSSLNAVAFYERQGYRTTRDETIQKEYEGESVPLPVRVMEKSFGPWR, from the coding sequence ATGACATGCATTCGGGTCGCAACCAGCCGAGACATGGATCGGATCCGCTCGCTTCACGTCGAGGCGATCCGTGAGCGTGGACCGAACGGCTACACCGATCGGCAGGTCGAGGCGTGGGCGACGAAGGACGACGGGACCGATGCCTACCCGGTCACAGAGAGTAGTCATCATCTGGTCATTGCCGAACGGGACGGCGAAGTGGTGGGCTACGGGCACGTTATTCCCGAGGGCGAGGAGATCCGTGCGGTGTACGTCGACCCCGATCACGCACGACGTGGCGTCGGCTCAACGATCCTCGCCCATCTGGAGGGGTACGCACTTGGTCAGGGCGTCGACCGTCTCGAACTGTGGTCCTCGCTCAACGCGGTTGCGTTCTACGAACGGCAGGGCTACCGGACGACCCGGGATGAGACGATCCAGAAGGAGTACGAGGGAGAATCGGTGCCGTTGCCGGTGCGTGTCATGGAGAAGTCGTTCGGTCCGTGGCGCTGA
- a CDS encoding small ribosomal subunit Rsm22 family protein — MSNDERTAIRDTAKYLREVRPIDPEEIYEYVESQPHPAVVRQTLREEAFDLGLVETDEGTFVPVGEKPVATAVERVDRFPDEYGAVLEELLVAEYGIDWPDGESGNALRERIRKLKDAYYRQHPVEYDYEAALAYAIYHLPDYYAVVQYALTDLIERRLLPRKLRVLDVGAGVGGPALGLCDLLPDDALVEYHAVEPSDAADVLSAILDEADRNVHTEIHRERAEEFDPSGEFDLILFGNVLSELDDPRAVARRYLDALAPDGSLVALAPADRNTSTELRAVERALADDPTGPGGTVYSPTVRLWPGESPTDRGWSFDVKPDLAVPTFQRRLEDAASGPDHHQGEFVNVDVQFSHSILRTDGKRRLDVTPNPDRWAKMADMEAHVSNRIDLVALKLSHSLSDGGNPLFKISDGSESVEHYAVLTRETSLNSDLVDAEYGDLLAFESVLALWNDDEGAYNLVVDDETVVDAMVA, encoded by the coding sequence ATGAGTAACGACGAACGAACGGCGATCCGGGATACAGCGAAGTATCTCAGGGAGGTCCGACCGATCGATCCCGAGGAGATCTACGAGTACGTCGAGAGCCAGCCACATCCCGCGGTCGTGCGCCAGACCCTTCGCGAGGAGGCGTTCGACCTCGGTCTCGTCGAGACCGACGAGGGAACCTTCGTGCCAGTTGGGGAGAAGCCGGTCGCGACCGCCGTGGAGCGGGTCGACCGGTTCCCCGACGAGTACGGGGCCGTGCTGGAGGAACTGCTCGTCGCGGAGTACGGAATAGACTGGCCGGATGGCGAGTCCGGCAACGCCCTTCGAGAGCGGATTCGGAAGCTCAAGGACGCCTACTACCGCCAGCACCCCGTCGAGTACGACTACGAGGCGGCGCTGGCCTACGCGATCTACCACCTGCCGGACTACTACGCGGTCGTCCAGTACGCCCTTACCGATCTGATTGAGCGACGGTTACTTCCGCGCAAACTGCGGGTACTCGACGTCGGGGCGGGCGTCGGCGGTCCCGCGCTGGGGCTCTGTGATCTGCTGCCCGACGACGCGCTCGTCGAGTATCACGCCGTCGAGCCGAGCGACGCAGCGGACGTGCTGTCGGCGATACTCGATGAAGCCGACCGGAACGTCCACACGGAGATCCACCGGGAGCGTGCGGAGGAGTTCGACCCATCAGGTGAGTTCGACCTGATCCTCTTCGGGAACGTCCTCAGCGAACTGGACGATCCGAGAGCGGTTGCCCGGCGGTATCTCGACGCCCTCGCGCCCGATGGCTCGCTCGTCGCGCTCGCGCCGGCGGACCGGAACACGAGCACCGAACTGCGAGCGGTCGAACGCGCCCTCGCTGACGATCCGACGGGACCCGGCGGGACGGTCTACTCGCCGACGGTCAGACTCTGGCCCGGCGAGTCGCCGACCGACCGCGGCTGGTCGTTCGACGTCAAACCCGATCTCGCAGTCCCTACCTTCCAGCGGCGACTGGAAGATGCCGCCTCAGGACCGGACCACCACCAGGGAGAGTTCGTCAACGTCGACGTGCAGTTCTCTCACTCGATCCTCCGAACTGACGGGAAACGCCGTCTCGACGTGACGCCCAATCCTGATCGATGGGCGAAGATGGCCGACATGGAAGCCCACGTCTCGAACCGGATCGATCTGGTTGCGCTGAAACTCAGTCACTCGCTCTCGGATGGCGGAAATCCACTGTTCAAGATCAGTGACGGCAGCGAGTCAGTCGAACACTACGCCGTCCTGACGCGTGAGACCTCGCTCAACAGTGATCTGGTCGACGCCGAGTACGGCGATCTTCTGGCGTTCGAGTCTGTGCTGGCACTCTGGAACGACGATGAGGGCGCGTACAATCTCGTCGTGGACGACGAGACGGTTGTCGACGCGATGGTTGCGTGA
- the aspS gene encoding aspartate--tRNA(Asn) ligase, with product MEDRTYTADAEPGDTVTVAGWAHELRDLGGIAFLIVRDTSGKIQVKFEKDEMDDDLVETGLNIARESVVQVTGAVEEEPRAPTDVEIVPEEVEVIAGADPELPLDPSGKVDADLSTRLDNRTLDVRKPEVKAIFEIRAEILRAVREYFRSVGGTEINTPKIVATGTEGGTELFPVTYFGQEAFMNQSPQLFKQLMVGSGLERVFEIGPIFRAEEHNTPRHLNEATMIDFESAFIDHNEAMDVCEGTLHAAYQAVEENCQEQLDLLGYDDFAAPEEDFPRLTYEEAIERINATGELDEQLVWGDDLSTEAEKALGDEIGGHYFITDWPSEIKPFYIQDYDDDPELSKGFDLMHPRMELVSGGQREHRFEALEEGFEQQGLDPSQFEYYTKMFRYGMPPHAGWAYGVERVVMTMLDLDNIREAVLFPRDRQRLSP from the coding sequence ATGGAAGACCGAACGTATACAGCGGACGCCGAACCAGGCGACACCGTCACCGTCGCCGGGTGGGCACACGAGCTCCGCGACCTCGGTGGCATCGCTTTCCTCATCGTGCGAGACACAAGCGGGAAGATTCAGGTCAAATTCGAGAAAGACGAGATGGACGACGACCTCGTCGAGACCGGCCTCAACATCGCCCGCGAGAGCGTCGTACAGGTGACCGGCGCGGTCGAAGAAGAGCCGCGCGCGCCGACCGACGTCGAGATCGTTCCGGAGGAGGTCGAGGTTATCGCCGGGGCCGACCCCGAACTGCCGCTCGATCCCTCGGGGAAGGTCGACGCCGACCTCTCGACGCGACTCGACAACCGGACGCTCGACGTCCGCAAGCCGGAAGTCAAGGCAATCTTCGAGATCCGTGCCGAGATCCTGCGGGCCGTCCGCGAGTACTTCCGCTCGGTCGGTGGGACCGAGATCAACACGCCGAAGATCGTGGCTACGGGCACCGAGGGCGGCACTGAGCTGTTCCCGGTCACCTACTTCGGGCAAGAGGCGTTCATGAACCAGTCGCCGCAGCTGTTCAAGCAGCTGATGGTCGGCTCTGGCCTCGAACGGGTCTTCGAGATCGGCCCGATCTTCCGCGCCGAGGAGCACAACACGCCACGACACCTCAACGAGGCGACGATGATCGACTTCGAATCCGCCTTCATCGACCACAATGAAGCGATGGACGTCTGTGAGGGCACACTGCACGCTGCCTATCAGGCCGTCGAGGAGAACTGTCAGGAGCAGCTCGATCTGCTGGGCTACGACGACTTCGCCGCGCCCGAGGAGGACTTCCCGCGACTCACCTACGAGGAAGCGATCGAGCGGATCAACGCAACGGGCGAACTCGACGAACAGCTCGTCTGGGGCGACGACCTCTCGACCGAGGCCGAGAAGGCACTGGGCGACGAGATCGGCGGTCACTACTTCATCACCGACTGGCCCAGCGAGATCAAGCCCTTCTACATCCAGGACTACGACGACGACCCCGAGCTCTCGAAGGGCTTCGACCTGATGCACCCGCGCATGGAGCTGGTTTCGGGCGGCCAGCGTGAACACCGTTTCGAGGCGCTTGAGGAAGGGTTCGAGCAGCAGGGTCTCGATCCCAGCCAGTTCGAGTACTACACCAAGATGTTCCGGTATGGCATGCCGCCCCACGCCGGATGGGCCTACGGCGTCGAGCGCGTCGTCATGACGATGCTCGATCTCGATAACATCCGGGAAGCCGTGTTGTTCCCGCGAGATCGACAACGGTTGAGTCCGTAG
- a CDS encoding type I 3-dehydroquinate dehydratase — protein MNFDTFVLAAATASLDDEPAAREHADAIEFRMDLAADPLPQLHEYDGELPVIATNRAEWEGGEASEAGRLDALAEAAQLSSVEAIDVELQTLETPEGVALAENARAADVSIIASVHDFDRTPSSADLRKLLRRATDHGDIGKLAVTAQKPRDVLDLLGATQTLSATGSTVATMAMGEAGRHSRAVAPLYGSRIGYAPVDPADATAPGQYDLATLRRLVGELGSDARSTV, from the coding sequence ATGAACTTCGACACGTTCGTACTCGCCGCCGCGACGGCGAGCCTCGACGACGAGCCAGCGGCCCGAGAGCATGCCGACGCGATCGAGTTCCGGATGGATCTCGCCGCCGACCCACTCCCCCAGCTACACGAGTATGACGGCGAGTTGCCGGTCATCGCGACCAACCGCGCGGAGTGGGAGGGTGGCGAAGCGTCCGAAGCCGGGCGTCTCGACGCACTCGCTGAGGCCGCACAGCTGTCGTCGGTCGAGGCGATCGACGTCGAGCTCCAGACGCTCGAAACGCCGGAAGGTGTAGCGCTCGCGGAGAACGCACGGGCGGCAGATGTCTCGATCATCGCCTCGGTCCACGATTTCGATCGGACGCCCTCGTCGGCCGACCTTCGCAAACTCCTTCGCCGGGCGACAGACCACGGTGACATCGGAAAGCTAGCCGTCACCGCCCAGAAGCCACGGGACGTCCTCGACCTGCTCGGTGCGACCCAGACGCTTTCGGCGACCGGCAGCACCGTCGCCACGATGGCGATGGGCGAGGCCGGACGCCACTCCCGGGCCGTCGCGCCGCTGTACGGATCGCGGATCGGCTACGCGCCGGTCGACCCTGCCGATGCGACTGCTCCCGGCCAGTACGATCTGGCGACGCTGCGACGACTCGTCGGCGAACTGGGGTCGGACGCGCGTTCGACAGTCTAA
- a CDS encoding prephenate dehydrogenase/arogenate dehydrogenase family protein encodes MEVLIVGAGAMGRWFGESVDATPVFTDIDGDAAASAADAVGGRVAAPDETYEVVCIAVPMSAAETVIAEYADRATEAIVDVTGAMAGPVAAMETHAPDLERVSFHPLFAPENAPGNVAIVADSPGPVTDTLRGGLAMVGNELFETTPEEHDAAMNDVQSGAHAAVLAYALATEDVPERFQTPISGGLEALVEQMTGNNPAVYSEIQSAFDGAKDVAAVAARIANADDEEFERLYREAGRTEDE; translated from the coding sequence ATGGAGGTACTGATCGTCGGCGCGGGCGCGATGGGGCGGTGGTTCGGCGAGAGCGTCGACGCCACGCCGGTCTTTACGGATATCGACGGGGACGCTGCAGCGAGTGCAGCGGACGCCGTCGGCGGGCGGGTCGCCGCGCCGGACGAGACGTACGAGGTCGTCTGTATCGCCGTGCCGATGTCTGCTGCCGAAACGGTGATCGCCGAATACGCCGACCGGGCGACCGAAGCGATCGTTGACGTGACGGGCGCGATGGCTGGCCCCGTCGCCGCGATGGAAACCCACGCCCCCGATCTCGAACGCGTCAGTTTCCACCCACTGTTCGCGCCGGAGAACGCGCCGGGCAACGTCGCCATCGTTGCCGACAGTCCGGGACCGGTCACCGACACGCTCCGTGGGGGCCTCGCGATGGTGGGCAACGAGTTGTTCGAGACGACGCCGGAAGAACACGATGCGGCGATGAACGACGTGCAATCCGGGGCACACGCGGCGGTGCTCGCATACGCGCTGGCGACCGAGGACGTCCCCGAGCGGTTCCAGACGCCGATCTCGGGTGGGCTAGAAGCGCTGGTCGAGCAGATGACCGGGAACAACCCGGCCGTGTACAGCGAGATCCAGTCGGCCTTCGACGGTGCCAAGGACGTCGCCGCGGTGGCGGCACGGATCGCGAACGCGGACGACGAGGAGTTCGAGCGACTCTATCGGGAGGCCGGGAGGACCGAAGATGAGTAA
- a CDS encoding SDR family NAD(P)-dependent oxidoreductase, with translation MSRRFEGKRVAVTGGGAHTDRAIGIGEATAQLLADEGADVAVIDVDSQMADRTVATLDGDEHLAIECDVTDDAAVESAFRRIGDEWGGLDVLVNNVGTRIDAGPLPEAEEAAIDQIVDINLQGIARCCKHAIPKLDEGSAIVNVASANATIGREEWSLYDATKAGVVALTRDIACDHADHGIRANAVSPGWTITDYHLGDLEDDEAYERIADATTRREDGPAILKRHAHPSELAEGIAFLASDQASFVTGTTLDVDGGMTAVGRHL, from the coding sequence ATGTCCAGGCGATTCGAGGGAAAACGGGTGGCCGTCACCGGCGGCGGCGCACACACCGACAGAGCGATCGGTATCGGTGAAGCGACAGCACAATTGCTCGCCGACGAAGGCGCCGACGTTGCGGTGATCGATGTCGACTCGCAGATGGCCGACCGCACGGTCGCGACGCTCGATGGGGACGAACACCTCGCGATCGAATGTGATGTCACCGACGACGCTGCGGTCGAGTCGGCGTTCCGCCGTATTGGAGACGAATGGGGCGGCCTCGACGTCCTCGTCAACAACGTCGGAACGCGGATCGACGCAGGGCCGTTACCCGAGGCCGAGGAGGCGGCGATAGACCAGATCGTCGATATCAACCTCCAGGGAATCGCACGGTGTTGTAAACACGCCATCCCGAAACTTGATGAGGGGAGCGCGATCGTCAACGTCGCGTCGGCCAACGCCACCATCGGACGCGAGGAGTGGTCACTCTACGACGCGACCAAGGCCGGGGTCGTGGCACTAACCCGCGATATAGCCTGCGACCACGCCGACCACGGTATCCGTGCCAACGCCGTCTCGCCGGGCTGGACGATCACCGACTACCACCTCGGTGACCTGGAGGACGACGAGGCCTACGAGCGCATCGCCGACGCGACGACCCGACGAGAGGATGGCCCGGCGATCCTCAAGCGCCACGCTCACCCGAGCGAACTCGCCGAAGGAATCGCCTTTCTGGCATCTGATCAGGCTTCTTTTGTCACCGGAACGACGCTCGACGTCGACGGCGGGATGACCGCCGTCGGGCGGCATCTCTGA
- a CDS encoding zinc ribbon domain-containing protein, protein MIRKRPLIAVLLAFVYPGLGHAYLRRWLRALLWFGLVVSAVVFIIPNEPFEAADSVLGGARAVAEQLSFGESLALASIVFFNMLDAYVLAAYVDRPTAAQREDGEAAASCPHCGKDLDEDLTFCHWCTTELDQLAETEASADAEPAGDADSVKNA, encoded by the coding sequence ATGATCCGGAAACGTCCGCTGATCGCCGTGCTGCTTGCCTTTGTCTATCCCGGTCTCGGACACGCGTATCTCCGCCGCTGGCTGCGTGCCCTCCTCTGGTTCGGGCTGGTCGTTTCTGCCGTCGTCTTCATCATCCCGAACGAGCCGTTCGAGGCCGCCGACTCGGTGCTTGGTGGGGCACGGGCAGTCGCCGAACAGCTCTCCTTCGGGGAGTCGCTCGCGCTCGCGTCAATCGTCTTTTTCAATATGCTCGACGCCTACGTGCTGGCAGCCTACGTCGACCGACCCACGGCGGCACAGCGCGAGGACGGCGAGGCCGCCGCCTCCTGTCCACACTGCGGGAAGGACCTCGACGAGGATCTGACGTTCTGTCACTGGTGTACGACCGAACTCGACCAGCTCGCAGAAACCGAGGCGTCAGCCGACGCGGAGCCGGCGGGCGATGCCGATAGCGTAAAAAACGCCTGA
- a CDS encoding transcription initiation factor IIB gives MTEQNTRTRTRSRAVEQEQETEDEGLACPECSGQLINDEEHGETVCNDCGLVVEEDSVDRGPEWRAFDAQEKNQKSRVGAPTTNTMHDKGLSTNIDWRDKDAYGNSLGSRQREKMQRLRKWNERFRTRDSKERNLKQALGEIDRMASALGLPSNVRETASVIYRRALNEDLLPGRSIEGVSTACVYAAARQAGVPRSLDEIAEVSRVEKNEVARTYRYVVRELGLEVQPADPESYVPRFASGLGLSDESEHRARKLLQNAKEKGVHSGKSPVGLAAAAVYAAALLTNEKTTQAAVSEVADISEVTIRNRYHELLEAEESLGLA, from the coding sequence ATGACAGAACAAAACACCCGAACGCGAACCCGATCGAGAGCAGTAGAGCAAGAACAGGAAACCGAAGACGAGGGACTCGCCTGTCCCGAGTGCAGCGGCCAGCTGATCAACGACGAGGAGCACGGAGAAACGGTCTGCAACGACTGCGGGCTTGTAGTTGAGGAGGACTCTGTTGACCGCGGGCCGGAGTGGCGCGCGTTCGACGCCCAGGAGAAAAACCAGAAGTCCCGCGTCGGTGCACCGACGACGAACACGATGCACGACAAGGGGCTGTCGACGAACATCGACTGGCGTGACAAGGACGCCTACGGCAACTCGCTTGGCTCCCGCCAGCGCGAGAAGATGCAGCGCCTGCGCAAGTGGAACGAGCGGTTCCGAACCCGCGACAGCAAGGAGCGCAACCTCAAGCAGGCGCTCGGCGAGATCGACCGGATGGCGTCGGCCCTCGGTCTGCCGAGCAACGTCCGCGAGACCGCCAGCGTCATCTACCGCCGCGCGCTCAACGAGGACCTCCTCCCGGGACGTTCGATCGAGGGCGTCTCGACGGCCTGTGTGTACGCCGCCGCGCGACAGGCTGGCGTCCCCCGCAGTCTCGATGAAATCGCCGAAGTGAGCCGGGTGGAGAAAAACGAGGTCGCTCGCACCTACCGCTACGTGGTCCGCGAACTCGGTCTCGAAGTCCAGCCCGCAGATCCCGAGAGCTACGTGCCCCGCTTCGCGTCGGGACTCGGCCTCTCCGACGAGTCCGAACACCGCGCCCGCAAGCTCCTGCAGAACGCCAAGGAGAAAGGCGTCCACAGCGGCAAGTCGCCGGTCGGCCTCGCCGCCGCCGCAGTCTACGCCGCTGCGCTGCTCACGAACGAGAAGACGACGCAGGCTGCGGTCAGCGAAGTCGCGGACATCTCCGAGGTCACGATCCGCAACCGCTATCACGAACTCCTCGAAGCCGAGGAGAGCCTCGGTCTCGCCTGA
- the mfnA gene encoding tyrosine decarboxylase MfnA, translated as MRAEPQDFGRVLSSMCTTPHPAAREAAEQFLATNPGDPDTYQAVADLEAEAISQLAEITGLVNPRGYVASGGTEANIQAVRAARNLAATPEPNVVVPDSGHFSFQKAAGVLNVELRTAPTTDEYRVDLDAVSALADEDTVLIVGVAGTTEYGRVDPLGELSRIARDVDALFHVDAAWGGFVLPFTDYEWRFDQVPIDTMTIDPHKMGQASVPAGGFLTSSSDILDALAIDTPYLESTDQATLTGTRSGAGVASAVAAMDALWPEGYREQYDQSMRNAEWLADAFTERGFDAVSPTLPLLAVDLPDGLFAGLREQGWRISRTSAGELRIVCMPHVTREQLSAFMTDLDALRARPRTNS; from the coding sequence ATGCGAGCAGAGCCGCAGGATTTCGGTCGGGTCCTGTCGTCGATGTGTACGACACCACACCCGGCAGCCCGTGAAGCGGCCGAGCAGTTTCTCGCCACGAACCCTGGCGATCCCGACACGTATCAAGCAGTCGCGGATCTGGAAGCCGAGGCGATCTCGCAACTGGCCGAGATCACCGGGCTCGTCAACCCACGCGGCTACGTCGCCAGCGGCGGGACAGAAGCCAACATTCAGGCCGTACGTGCGGCCAGAAACCTCGCGGCGACGCCGGAACCGAACGTCGTTGTCCCCGACAGCGGTCACTTCAGTTTTCAGAAGGCTGCTGGCGTACTCAACGTCGAGCTTCGTACTGCGCCAACGACCGACGAGTACCGGGTCGATCTCGACGCAGTCAGTGCGCTCGCGGACGAGGATACCGTTCTGATCGTTGGTGTCGCCGGAACGACCGAGTACGGACGGGTCGATCCGCTCGGCGAACTGAGCCGGATTGCACGGGACGTCGACGCCCTCTTTCACGTCGACGCGGCCTGGGGCGGCTTCGTTCTGCCGTTTACCGACTACGAGTGGCGCTTCGATCAGGTCCCGATCGATACGATGACGATCGATCCGCACAAGATGGGACAGGCTTCGGTACCCGCTGGCGGATTTCTCACATCGTCGTCGGACATCCTCGATGCGCTGGCGATCGACACCCCCTATCTCGAATCGACCGACCAGGCAACGTTGACGGGCACCCGAAGCGGGGCGGGTGTCGCCAGCGCTGTCGCCGCAATGGACGCGCTCTGGCCCGAGGGGTATCGAGAGCAGTACGATCAGTCGATGCGAAACGCCGAGTGGCTGGCCGACGCCTTCACGGAGCGCGGGTTCGACGCCGTATCACCGACGCTCCCGCTGTTGGCTGTCGACCTGCCGGACGGGCTCTTTGCCGGACTTCGCGAGCAAGGATGGCGGATCTCCCGGACAAGCGCGGGAGAACTGCGGATCGTCTGTATGCCCCATGTCACTCGCGAACAGTTGTCGGCGTTCATGACGGATCTCGATGCCCTGCGAGCACGACCTCGAACGAACTCCTGA
- a CDS encoding phosphoglycerol geranylgeranyltransferase, which translates to MTAPWAEWDHIVKIDPDKTLPEGETYEDVLATGTDAIEIGGTTGMTTDKMERVIEACAAHDVPLYLEPSAPEVAVNDEALDGYLIPTVFNTENPFWLAGAHKEWTRIEDELPWDRITTEAYIVMNPDSAVATYTEADCDLSAEDAAAYATVAERLFGQEIIYVEYSGTLGDPEIVGAAHDALDEATLFYGGGVHDYDSAYELGQHTDVVVVGDLVHDEGAEAVAETVRGAQDA; encoded by the coding sequence ATGACTGCTCCCTGGGCCGAGTGGGACCACATCGTGAAGATCGACCCCGACAAGACGTTACCGGAGGGGGAAACGTACGAGGACGTGCTGGCAACCGGAACCGACGCCATCGAGATCGGCGGGACGACCGGGATGACGACCGACAAGATGGAACGCGTCATCGAGGCCTGTGCCGCTCACGACGTTCCGCTGTATCTCGAACCGAGCGCACCCGAAGTGGCCGTCAACGACGAGGCGCTCGACGGCTATCTCATCCCGACCGTCTTCAACACCGAGAACCCATTCTGGCTCGCGGGCGCGCACAAGGAGTGGACACGCATCGAGGACGAGCTCCCCTGGGATCGCATCACGACGGAGGCATACATCGTGATGAACCCCGACTCCGCGGTCGCAACGTACACCGAGGCTGACTGCGATCTGAGTGCCGAGGACGCCGCCGCCTACGCCACCGTCGCCGAGCGCCTGTTCGGCCAGGAGATCATCTACGTCGAGTACTCCGGCACACTCGGTGATCCGGAAATCGTCGGCGCGGCACACGACGCCCTCGACGAGGCCACCCTCTTTTACGGCGGCGGCGTCCACGACTACGACTCCGCATACGAACTCGGCCAGCACACAGACGTCGTCGTCGTCGGTGATCTGGTCCACGACGAAGGGGCAGAGGCAGTCGCCGAAACGGTCCGTGGCGCACAGGACGCCTGA
- a CDS encoding winged helix-turn-helix transcriptional regulator codes for MSGNNGPPADHEPRGRTTSEDIRARRESLSEDDRAAVEETVAELLDVLGKTHAMAVLSEFAVAEEPLRFSDLQSTLDVPPNTLSTRLSELTEAGLLVRESHDEVPPRVVYEPTEKAEGLFPAFGYLHEWAIEQATDR; via the coding sequence ATGAGCGGGAACAACGGTCCACCAGCCGATCACGAACCGCGGGGACGAACGACGAGCGAGGATATCAGGGCGCGACGCGAGTCGCTCTCCGAGGACGACCGGGCAGCGGTCGAGGAGACCGTCGCCGAGCTGCTCGACGTGCTCGGAAAAACCCACGCGATGGCGGTGCTCAGCGAGTTCGCCGTTGCCGAGGAGCCCCTGCGCTTTTCGGATCTCCAGTCGACACTGGATGTCCCGCCGAACACGCTCTCGACGCGGCTTTCCGAACTAACTGAGGCCGGGCTGCTCGTCCGGGAATCTCACGACGAAGTCCCTCCGAGAGTCGTCTACGAGCCGACCGAGAAGGCTGAGGGGCTGTTCCCCGCGTTTGGTTATCTCCACGAGTGGGCGATCGAGCAGGCTACCGACCGCTGA
- a CDS encoding 3-dehydroquinate synthase II, which produces MTREVWLKADSSVGDWDRRRKRITAGLESGVDWVLVDEGDIDRVRELGDVNVAAFRTGGDVDVIDDAEEPEADAEPDAWVVGKEGEGDGTVDLPTDFSGSADLSTLRRNDDRAQGAYVRIFDEDYEAFAEAAAEEAEYTIIVSENWSIIPLENLIARIGDETTLIAGVTSAEEAQTAYETLEIGADAVLLDSDNPDEIRSTVDVRDEAERETLDLTTAEVLTIERAGSADRVCVDTGSLMEHDEGMLIGSMSRGLVFVHAETAESPYVASRPFRVNAGAVHAYIRTPDGGTKYLSELKSGDEVQVVDTGGSTREAVVGRVKIEQRPMFRVEAELEDGDRIETLIQNAETVKVATSEGRKAVTDLEVGDKIVLYHEDTARHFGEAVEEKIIEK; this is translated from the coding sequence ATGACACGCGAAGTCTGGCTGAAAGCCGACAGCTCCGTCGGCGACTGGGACCGACGGCGAAAGCGGATCACGGCGGGCCTCGAATCGGGCGTCGACTGGGTACTCGTCGACGAGGGCGACATCGACAGAGTACGAGAACTGGGCGACGTCAACGTCGCTGCGTTCCGAACGGGTGGGGACGTCGACGTCATCGACGACGCAGAGGAACCGGAAGCGGACGCCGAGCCCGACGCCTGGGTTGTCGGCAAGGAGGGCGAGGGCGACGGAACGGTCGATCTCCCGACGGACTTCTCCGGATCCGCCGATCTGTCGACGCTCCGCCGAAACGACGACCGGGCACAGGGCGCGTACGTCCGCATCTTCGACGAGGACTATGAGGCGTTCGCCGAGGCCGCAGCCGAGGAGGCCGAGTACACGATCATCGTCAGCGAGAACTGGTCGATCATCCCGCTTGAGAACCTCATCGCCCGGATCGGCGACGAGACGACACTGATCGCGGGCGTCACGAGCGCCGAGGAAGCACAGACCGCCTACGAAACCCTCGAAATCGGAGCTGATGCCGTCCTGCTGGATAGCGATAACCCCGACGAAATCCGCTCGACCGTCGACGTCCGGGACGAGGCCGAACGCGAGACGCTCGATCTCACCACGGCCGAAGTGTTGACGATCGAACGTGCCGGGAGCGCCGATCGCGTCTGTGTCGACACCGGCTCACTGATGGAGCACGACGAGGGGATGCTGATCGGCTCGATGTCCCGCGGGCTCGTCTTCGTCCACGCGGAGACGGCCGAATCACCCTACGTCGCCTCCCGACCGTTCCGCGTCAACGCCGGGGCGGTCCACGCCTACATCCGGACGCCCGACGGCGGCACCAAATATCTCTCCGAGCTAAAGAGCGGGGACGAGGTGCAGGTCGTCGACACTGGCGGTAGCACCCGCGAGGCGGTGGTCGGTCGCGTCAAGATCGAACAGCGACCGATGTTCCGCGTCGAGGCCGAACTCGAGGATGGCGACCGGATCGAGACACTGATCCAGAACGCCGAGACGGTGAAAGTCGCGACGAGCGAAGGGCGCAAAGCCGTCACCGACCTCGAAGTCGGTGACAAGATCGTCCTCTACCACGAGGACACGGCTCGGCACTTCGGCGAAGCCGTCGAAGAGAAGATTATCGAAAAGTAA